The following coding sequences are from one Leishmania major strain Friedlin complete genome, chromosome 36 window:
- a CDS encoding putative actin-like protein, producing MTGVSASIQSVVVDVGTRNTRVGFSGEEAPRTMLRSCVGLPGTRRPRPTLLQHPFDIATGDAAYNDGGLLSLTYPVRAGHVCDYDALEKLLFYALVEEARVTPDTSPFLFLVPADQTRLDRERLCELLFESFNIPLAGLLTNTAATLYSSGRTRGLALDSGAGRTCVAAVEEGYTLAHSVRSSSLAGEALTDELFAALRAGGYPLSTAADRGVVEAAKEALCRVSADAKDEEARQVGTHSHPDPADGFILPDQERIFLLEHAYKVPEALFDSTYLTYTTALSAERPTTPTGYSQSNPIVKKTLSGWVGMLRDAADAAPRILEQALYENVVLGGGSTLFPGTEQRVQREIAGIAPKGVRATCVAFPERGAAAWMGASIWGCSSVFPDTCLAKATYDEQGSSVVHLYTQ from the coding sequence ATGACCGGTGTCTCCGCTAGCATACAGAGCGTGGTGGTGGACGTTGGCACGCGCAACACTCGTGTAGGCTTCAGCGGTGAGGAGGCACCCCGTACGATGCTCCGCAGCTGCGTAGGGCTTCCTGgcacgaggcggccgcgcccgacgctcctccagcacccaTTCGACATTGCAACTGGCGATGCAGCCTACAACGACGGCGGCCTTCTGTCGCTCACGTACCCCGTGAGAGCCGGCCACGTGTGTGACTATGACGCGCTCGAGAAGCTTCTATTCTATGCACTCGTGGAGGAGGCCCGCGTCACGCCAGACACATCGCCGTTTCTCTTTCTGGTGCCCGCTGATCAAACGCGACTCGACAGAGAGCGCCTCTGCGAGCTGCTGTTCGAGTCCTTTAACATTCCTCTCGCCGGGTTGCTGACGAACACGGCGGCCACACTCTACTCGAGTGGGCGCACGAGAGGGTTGGCGCTTGACAGTGGCGCCGGCCGCACCTGCGTCGCAGCAGTAGAGGAGGGGTACACCTTAGCACACTCGGTGCGGTCGTCCTCTCTCgcaggcgaggcgctgaCCGATGAGCTCTTTGCCGCGCTGCGAGCAGGTGGGTACCCgctctccaccgccgccgaccgCGGCGTTGTGGAAGCCGCGAAGGAAGCGCTGTGCCGCGTATCCGCCGACGcgaaggacgaggaggctAGGCAGGTCGGCACGCACTCCCATCCAGACCCCGCCGACGGGTTCATCCTGCCCGATCAGGAGCGCATTTTCCTACTCGAGCACGCCTACAAAGTTCCTGAGGCGCTGTTTGACAGCACGTACCTCACCTACACCACCGCCCTGTCGGCAGAGCGGCCCACCACCCCAACGGGGTACTCGCAGAGCAACCCGATTGTGAAAAAGACGTTAAGTGGTTGGGTAGGCATGCTACGCGatgccgccgacgccgccccGCGGATCCTCGAGCAGGCGCTTTACGAGAACGTCGTtcttggcggcggcagcacgctTTTCCCGGGCAcggagcagcgcgtgcagcgagAGATTGCCGGCATCGCTCCTAAAGGGGTGCGGGCCACCTGCGTGGCGTTCCCAGAGCGTGGGGCGGCTGCGTGGATGGGGGCGTCCATCTGGGGTTGCAGTAGTGTCTTCCCGGACACATGCCTTGCCAAGGCCACGTACGATGAgcagggcagcagcgtcgtgcATCTTTACACACAGtag